AAAAAGCTGAAGCCGCAACTGCTTAAAGCTAAGTATCATTCAATGACTTTGTTCAACGTTGCTTGATGGTGGCGTTGAAAAGTTAATAAGTTAAGTATTTCAGGAGGGCATACCTCTTGAATATGAACAAGTTTGTTAGAATAGGAACTTAAAATGGCTGCAAAAAAACCTAAAATGCCTATCGAATCTGGCGCACCAGATGGATTCCAGTATATGCATCCAACAATGCGTAGAAACTTCGGATTGTGGAAATATCATGAAAGACCACGTCCAGGCGTACTAAAGCACGTTGCTCATAGTGGTGACGAAATCTACACGATTCGTGTTGGTACTGCGCGTATTCTTGATGTTTACACTTTACGTGAAATCACTCGCATCGCTAATGAATTAGGCGACGGATTTATCCGTTTCACTATTCGTTCTAACCTTGAATATATGGTTGATAGCGAAGCAAAAGTAGCTCCAATGATCGAAGCGATTGAAAAAGCGGGTCTGATTGTTGGTGGTACCGGTCCTACCATTACTTCTCCTTCCCACACTCAGGGTTGGATTCACTGTGATATCCCTGGTTCTGATGCATCCGGTGTTGTTAAGTCAATGATGGATGAATTGGTAACAGAATTTAAACGTGAAGAAATGCCTAACCGTGTTCATATCACGACTTCTTGTTGTCAGATTAACTGTGGTGGTCAAGGCGACATCGCGATTAACATTCAACATACTAAACCACCTAAAATTGCTCACGACTTAGTTGCTAATGCTTGTGAACGTCCAACAGTTGTTGCACGTTGCCCAGTTGCTGCGATTCGTCCCGCAATGGTTGATGGTAA
This genomic window from sulfur-oxidizing endosymbiont of Gigantopelta aegis contains:
- the dsrB gene encoding dissimilatory-type sulfite reductase subunit beta encodes the protein MAAKKPKMPIESGAPDGFQYMHPTMRRNFGLWKYHERPRPGVLKHVAHSGDEIYTIRVGTARILDVYTLREITRIANELGDGFIRFTIRSNLEYMVDSEAKVAPMIEAIEKAGLIVGGTGPTITSPSHTQGWIHCDIPGSDASGVVKSMMDELVTEFKREEMPNRVHITTSCCQINCGGQGDIAINIQHTKPPKIAHDLVANACERPTVVARCPVAAIRPAMVDGKPTLEVDEKKCICCGACYPPCPPMLINDAVHTTLAIWVGGNHSNARGKPTFQKLVAAGIPNNPPRWPEATALVKRILKVYKEDGKDWERMNDWIERIGWFGFFEKTGLPFTKFHIDDWRGARNSLNASTHINF